The genomic stretch TGATTCCTTATGGAGCGTTGAAGCGTTGCACCACTTGCAGTATTTCTTCAGCTCAAGTTTCTTTGCCTGCTTCTTTTTGTTGACTGTTGTTGTGTAGTTGCGTCTCTTGCACTGTGTGCAGGTGAGTCCGATGATGTCTGCCATGTGAAAAAATCTTCCTTTCATTGAGGTGTGAAAACGTGAGATATTTTAGCACAGCCGGAAATTTTCACATTATAATTTTTCTTGTCCGTCAAAAATTTTACGGGAGAGGGCATTTTTTTGTTCACGCTATAAAATATCAGCCATAAAATTTTTCAGAAGGTGATTCAGAAATTGGCACACAAAAAAATTCTCGGCTACTTCACTATTGACGATGCCCCCGGAGGCAATCAGGACTGGCTCCCCGAATGGGATATGAACATGGGCGGATGTGCTGCCGTAACAGCCTGCGACACATGTATATTCCTTTCGCGCCGGGAGGAATACAGGACGCTTTACCCCTACGACCCCGGCAACCTGTCCCGCTCCGATTTCGTTCGGTTCGCCTCGTCAATGAAGCCATATCTTTATCCCCGCTATCACGGAGTCGACCTCCTCGAAACATACATATGCGGTTTCTACGATTACATGAGTCACGCAGGCAATAACAGACTCATTCTTGAGGGAGTCTCCGGCAATGTACCCTATAATGATTTCGCAGGGGCGGTAACAGATCAGATTGACAGAAATTTTCCCGTCCCGTTCCTGTTATTACATCACAAAAATCCCCGGCTTGACGATTTCCAGTGGCACTGGTTCAACCTGGCCGGCTATGAGGAGTCAGACAGCGGCATTAATATTCTCACAGTAACTTACGGCGAATATCAGTGGTTCAGACTTGAGGACGTTTACGAGACTGGCTACGAGCGCAGGGGCGGAATGATACGGATAATTGAGCGCGTATTGTGATATGATTTCACGGAATCCATTAAGCAAAGGGGCAAAATTGCATGAATGAGAGATACGGCCCGCGGCATTCACGCGGGAACAACGATATAAATTACCGCATTGACCTTGACGAAATGCTCCTCAGAAACCGACAGCATCAGCAGAGAATTAGACAGGAGCAGGAATATGAGTCCCAGCACCCGCATAATCATTCCCCGAAACCGCACAAGAGAAAACATGTCTCAATCATGAAGATTATACTGATGACTATACTTCTTGTGATACTTCTTGCGACAGGGGCATTAAGCGCGGGAGTCGCTTGGTATGTCGTGAAATTGTCCGAGGATCTTCCCAGCATGGTAGAGCTTGCCAACCCCCGTAGCAGTCTTCCTTCTATCATGTATGACAGGAACGGGGAAGTTATAGCGCGTCTCTTCATCGAGAACAGGACACCGCTAGAGCTTCATGAGATGTCCCCGAACATAATACGGGCTGTGCTTGCGGCGGAGGACTCAGCGTTCTACCAGCACGGCGGAATACGAATAGGATCTATACTGCGTGCGCTGTGGACAGACATTGTAGAGGGCGGAAAAGTACAAGGGGCAAGCACAATCACACAGCAGTTAGCGCGGAACTTGTTTTTGACACATGAGAAGAGCATAACCCGTAAGGCCAAAGAGATAATTATCGCGATGAGGCTCGAAAAATTATTCCCGAAAGACAAAATACTAGAGCTGTATTTGAACACGATAAATTTCGGGCGCGGGGCATGGGGAGTCGAGACAGCCGCCCGGACATATTTCGACAAGTCAGCAAGAGATTTAGACGTGGCGCAGTCGGCAATACTCGCGGGACTCATCGCCAACCCCGGACGCTACAATCCGCAGTCAAGCATAAGCAACGCAAAAGCCCGGCAGAATTATGTTCTCGGACGTATGGAGACTCTCGGATGGATTACGCCCGAACAGAGGCAGGCAGCATACGATGAGGAATTGCAGTTCCGCAGCCGCTCCAACAAGATTGAAGAGTACAACATGGCACCCTATTTCGTTTCTCACCTTCTGTTTAATGACCTTCTCCCGAAATACGGAAAGGATGAAGTTTACAGCGGTGGAATGGAAATCTACACGACTCTTGACCTCAAATTGCAGGAAAAAGCAAGGGAGGCAATAAACGGCCTCAACAAAAATGTAATGGGCGCACTTGTCTGCATTGAGTCAGAAACAGGCGAGGTATTAGCCCTTGTCGGAGGCAAAGACTTCAAGGAGAGCAAATTCAACCGTGCGACTCAGGCAGTCCGTCAGCCCGGCTCCAGCTTCAAGCCGATTGTTTACGCCGCAGCAATGGAAGAAGACGTAATGCCCAGCGATCACTTTCTCGATGCTCCGATAACGTTCAAGCAGAAGGGCGGAAAGGGCAAGGGATGGTCTCCGCACAATTCCGGCGGGGGGTATTCGGGCGAGGTTACATTACAGCGGGCGTTAGTCGGCTCATACAACACTGTTGCAGTGAGAGTCGCGGCATATATCGGAACGGACGCAATCGTGAAGATGGCGCGTAATATGGGAATTGAGACAAAATATCTCCCTAATGATTTATCGGTCGCGCTCGGCTCTGCGAGTCTGACTCCGCTTGAGATGGCTGTGGCGTTCAACTGCTTCAACAACGGCGGGAAAAGAATCGTCCCCCTGATGATTCGCGAAATCAAAGACCGGGACGGCAATGTGTTAGAGAAACGGCAGACGGCAGAGTCCCAGGCGATGAGGCCGGAGACGGCATACGCTCTGCGCTCTATGATGCAGGACGCAGTGAGGTCAGGGACAGGAAAGCCCGCGGCAATCAAGGACATCAACACATTCGGCAAGACAGGAACGTCAAATGATTTCATTGACGCATGGTTCTGCGGAGGCGTTCCCGGGCTGACAACGGTTGTTTATGTCGGGCGCGATGATCACAAGTCGATGGGTCGCCGCGCTTTCGGCGGGACAATGGCCGCTCCTGTGTGGAAAAAGTTTATGACGTATGCCGCTGAAGAGCAGAATACCCCGGCGAATTTCCCGGCTCCGCCTGACTGGGTAGAGGTCGACAAGGTATCAATCTGCCGTGCTACTGGCTACCGTGCGCGGGGAGGGTGTCAGGCTGTCCCGCTGTTTTTCCCGAAAGGAAGAAGCCCTACTGCCTCATGCCCCGTTCACGGAGGGAGCTACAGAGCCGCCGACAATGATCCGAGAGGCCCGCGGCTTTTCCTCGTTGAGCAGGATGATACGTATCTTGCGCGTTCGTACTCAGAGCCGAGAGAGTCAGGAAGCAAGAAATCATCACAGCAGGAGTCCTCACAGGCAAAAGCCTCCCAGCAGGTCAGCGCACACACAAATGCCGCTGTGCCGAGACCGTCAGCACCTGCCCCGAAACGGAGCGAGCCACAGCTGAGCGAGGTTGAGCAGCGTTACCGGCAGTTGCTGAAACAATACGGCTTGGAGTAAATGCCGCCCCCGGTGTGAGAGCATCGGGGGATTTTTTTACCCTCATCAATTCTGATTTCTGTTATATAATTTTTCCCATCACAAAAAACATTCACACAAAAATTTTTCACGGGAGGAAATTTTCATCATGGCATTGTTCGCGCAGGACAAGAATCTTGCTATGGAGTTAGTCAGGTCAGCAGAGGCCGCTGTCATGGCATCGGGTCGCTGGTTCGGACTCGGCGACAAAAACGAGGTTGACCGCGCCGCAGTAGAGGCTATGCGCTACGTTTTGCACGGTGTTGACATGAAGGGCGTTGTAGTCATCGGCGAGGGCGAAAAGGACGAGGCTCCCATGCTCTTTAACGGCGAGGAAGTCGGCACAGGTGAAGGCCCTGAAGTCGATATAGCTGTTGACCCTATAGACGGCACAAGGCTTATGGCGCAGGGGCAGGACGGTGCAATAAGCGTAATCGCCGCAGCTCCGAGAGGCTCAATGTTCAGCCCGGATAATCTCTTCTACCTCAACAAAATTGTTACTGGCCCGGAAGCAGCAGGGTATATCGACATTCAAGCCCCTATAGAGTTTAACGTCCGAATAGTCGCAAAGGCAAAAGGCAAAAAGATAGAGGAGACCACCGTTGTAATGCTTGACCGTCCGAGAAACGCCGAAATCCTCAAAAAGGTTCGGGCAATGGGTGCGCGGGTCAGGCTAATCGGGGACGGAGATGTAGCAGGCGCATTGATGACGAGTCTCCCCGGCCATGAAACAGCAGATATACTTCTCGGCATTGGCGGATCTCCCGAAGCCGTAATCACTGCCTGCGCTATGAAGTGTCTTGACGCTAACATGCAGTGCCAGCCGTATTTCAGGAATGACGATGACGAAGCGAAAGCTAGGGAGCGCGGACTAACACGCGATACAGTTCTGACGATTGACGACCTCGTGAAGGGGGACAATGTATTTTTCGCGGCGGCGGGAGGGTCTGACGGTGATTTACTGCGCGGGGTTCACTATCACGGGGCGCATATTGAGACTAACTCGCTTTGCATGAGGAGCAGCTCAGGGACAATCAGATTCATATCCGCGACACATTCACAGAAAAAACTTGAGGAAATGGGCGGGAATATCGCCTATGACCCGTCAGTAAAAGAGGAGCTTGGACTGTAATGCACATAATCAGCGCGCTTACCTCGTGGCTTGTCGACACAATCGGCAGTATGGGCTACACCGGCATAATATCGCTAATGTTCCTCGAATCGTCGTTCTTCCCTTTTCCCAGTGAAGTTGTCATGCCTCCTGCGGGCTATCTCGCGTGGAAGGGGGAAATGTCTTTGTCCCTCGTGCTGATTTCCGGCATTGCCGGGAGCTTGCTGGGTGCGCTGTTCAATTACTGGCTGGCGGTGAAATTAGGCCGTCCGTTTCTGCTGAAGTACGGAAAATATTTCTTCATATCCCCCGAATCAATCGACAAAGCCGACAAATTTTTCTCCAAGCACGGCCATGTAAGCACCCTTGTAGGCAGACTACTTCCCGTAATACGTCAATATATTTCCCTTCCTGCCGGAATTGCGCGTATGCCAATGAAAACGTTTATGCTCTTCACGACAATAGGCGCGGGGGCGTGGGTTGTTGTGCTGACGTTCGCGGGCTACCTTCTCGGAGAACATCAAGACATGCTGAAAGAATATCTCCATGTCATAACGCTTGCATGTGTCGGACTCGCTGTGATTATCGCGGGAGGCTACATCCTCTATCTCAGGAGACGGCGGAAATCATGAGCGGTATACCCGGCGTAACGCTGAGGGGAATGGAGGCACTTCCCGTTGAAGTCGAGGTAGAAATCACCGGGGGAATATTTCAGGTGAATATTGTCGGAATGCCTGACACGGCGGTGCGTGAGTCAAAAGAGCGCGTGAGATCTGCATTGCGTTCGCTGGGTCTGAATCTGCGCGGAAGAGTCTCCGTCAACCTTGCCCCTGCTGACCTCCCGAAAGAAGGCGCACTGCTTGACCTTCCTATAGCACTGGGAATGATTAAGGCAATGGGCGCACTGAAGGAATGTCCGAAAGCGTTATACATGGGAGAACTTGCGCTTGACGGTAGATTGCGGCGGGTGAGGGGTGCTGTTCCGGCGGCGTTTCTTGCGCGGAAAATGAAAATCCCGCTGTACATTCCATCGGGGAACGCTGAGGAAGTCGCGTTAGTGCAGGGAGTGGAGGCTTACTGCGCGGACAATCTCGCCGAACTCGTCATGATGATACGGGGAGAAGAGAATCCCCGGCCATTACCCCCGGCGTATATTCCTGATTTGCCTGTGAACGCTGACCCGGATTTTTCCGACATAAAAGGACAGATTCAGGCAAAAAGAGCCGCAGAAATCGCCGCGGCAGGCCATCACAATTTGCTGCTTGTAGGCTCACCCGGAAGCGGTAAGACCCTAATCGCCAAAGCCATCGCCGGAATTTTGCCGCCTCTCACTGATGACGAGCTTGTAGAAACAATGCTAGTACGCAGCACTTTGGGACTTGAGACAAAAGCCGGGCGCATTAGGCCGTTTCGGACAGTACATTTCACAGCAAGCACCGTATCAATCTGCGGAGGAGGCTTTGACTTGAGGCCGGGGGAAGTGTCATTAGCTCACAGGGGCGTATTGTTCCTCGACGAGTACACAGAGTTCCGGCGGGACTTGACCGAGAGTTTACGCGCTCCGATTGAGGACGGAGAAATTCACGTTAGCCGGGCTTCAGGGTCAGTAACATACCCTTCAAGAGTGCTTCTTGTGCTGGCGGCGAATCCATGCGCCTGCGGTTACTTGGGAGACCCCGTACAGCCGTGCAAATGCTCACCGTCAGAAATAGAACGCTACAAGCGAAAACTTTCCGGGCCAATCATGGACAGGATAGACCTACAAATAGCAGTGCCGAGACTCACACCGCAGGAATTATTGTCCATCGACAAGA from Synergistaceae bacterium encodes the following:
- the rpmG gene encoding 50S ribosomal protein L33, with protein sequence MADIIGLTCTQCKRRNYTTTVNKKKQAKKLELKKYCKWCNASTLHKESK
- a CDS encoding PBP1A family penicillin-binding protein, which encodes MNERYGPRHSRGNNDINYRIDLDEMLLRNRQHQQRIRQEQEYESQHPHNHSPKPHKRKHVSIMKIILMTILLVILLATGALSAGVAWYVVKLSEDLPSMVELANPRSSLPSIMYDRNGEVIARLFIENRTPLELHEMSPNIIRAVLAAEDSAFYQHGGIRIGSILRALWTDIVEGGKVQGASTITQQLARNLFLTHEKSITRKAKEIIIAMRLEKLFPKDKILELYLNTINFGRGAWGVETAARTYFDKSARDLDVAQSAILAGLIANPGRYNPQSSISNAKARQNYVLGRMETLGWITPEQRQAAYDEELQFRSRSNKIEEYNMAPYFVSHLLFNDLLPKYGKDEVYSGGMEIYTTLDLKLQEKAREAINGLNKNVMGALVCIESETGEVLALVGGKDFKESKFNRATQAVRQPGSSFKPIVYAAAMEEDVMPSDHFLDAPITFKQKGGKGKGWSPHNSGGGYSGEVTLQRALVGSYNTVAVRVAAYIGTDAIVKMARNMGIETKYLPNDLSVALGSASLTPLEMAVAFNCFNNGGKRIVPLMIREIKDRDGNVLEKRQTAESQAMRPETAYALRSMMQDAVRSGTGKPAAIKDINTFGKTGTSNDFIDAWFCGGVPGLTTVVYVGRDDHKSMGRRAFGGTMAAPVWKKFMTYAAEEQNTPANFPAPPDWVEVDKVSICRATGYRARGGCQAVPLFFPKGRSPTASCPVHGGSYRAADNDPRGPRLFLVEQDDTYLARSYSEPRESGSKKSSQQESSQAKASQQVSAHTNAAVPRPSAPAPKRSEPQLSEVEQRYRQLLKQYGLE
- the glpX gene encoding class II fructose-bisphosphatase, which encodes MFAQDKNLAMELVRSAEAAVMASGRWFGLGDKNEVDRAAVEAMRYVLHGVDMKGVVVIGEGEKDEAPMLFNGEEVGTGEGPEVDIAVDPIDGTRLMAQGQDGAISVIAAAPRGSMFSPDNLFYLNKIVTGPEAAGYIDIQAPIEFNVRIVAKAKGKKIEETTVVMLDRPRNAEILKKVRAMGARVRLIGDGDVAGALMTSLPGHETADILLGIGGSPEAVITACAMKCLDANMQCQPYFRNDDDEAKARERGLTRDTVLTIDDLVKGDNVFFAAAGGSDGDLLRGVHYHGAHIETNSLCMRSSSGTIRFISATHSQKKLEEMGGNIAYDPSVKEELGL
- a CDS encoding DedA family protein translates to MHIISALTSWLVDTIGSMGYTGIISLMFLESSFFPFPSEVVMPPAGYLAWKGEMSLSLVLISGIAGSLLGALFNYWLAVKLGRPFLLKYGKYFFISPESIDKADKFFSKHGHVSTLVGRLLPVIRQYISLPAGIARMPMKTFMLFTTIGAGAWVVVLTFAGYLLGEHQDMLKEYLHVITLACVGLAVIIAGGYILYLRRRRKS
- a CDS encoding YifB family Mg chelatase-like AAA ATPase, producing MSGIPGVTLRGMEALPVEVEVEITGGIFQVNIVGMPDTAVRESKERVRSALRSLGLNLRGRVSVNLAPADLPKEGALLDLPIALGMIKAMGALKECPKALYMGELALDGRLRRVRGAVPAAFLARKMKIPLYIPSGNAEEVALVQGVEAYCADNLAELVMMIRGEENPRPLPPAYIPDLPVNADPDFSDIKGQIQAKRAAEIAAAGHHNLLLVGSPGSGKTLIAKAIAGILPPLTDDELVETMLVRSTLGLETKAGRIRPFRTVHFTASTVSICGGGFDLRPGEVSLAHRGVLFLDEYTEFRRDLTESLRAPIEDGEIHVSRASGSVTYPSRVLLVLAANPCACGYLGDPVQPCKCSPSEIERYKRKLSGPIMDRIDLQIAVPRLTPQELLSIDKNSKPPETSAAIRERVIRARNIQVERWREYGFVCNAEIPEKLVKRCLTLDDDTRSYLASMAAKVNLSGRGLSRVLKVARTIADLLGEKDIQKMHIAEALMYRQRGER